Proteins co-encoded in one Lynx canadensis isolate LIC74 chromosome C1, mLynCan4.pri.v2, whole genome shotgun sequence genomic window:
- the VIL1 gene encoding villin-1, with amino-acid sequence MTTLSAQVKGSLNITTPGVQIWRIEAMKMVPVPSSTFGSFFDGDCYIVLAIHKTGSSLSYDIHYWIGLASSQDEQGAAAIYTTQMDDFLKGRAVQHREIQGNESEAFRGYFKQGLVIQKGGVASGMKQVETNSYQVQRLLHVKGKRNVVAGEVEVSWKSFNRGDVFLLDLGKLIIQWNGPESNCMERLRGMNLAKGIRDQERGGRSYVGVVDGENEKETPKLMEIMNHVLGQRRELKAAVPDKVVEPALKAALKLYHVSNSEGKLVVTEVATRPLTQNLLSHEDCYILDQGGLKIYVWKGKNSNTQEKMGAMNQALNFIKAKQYPPNTQVEVQNDGAESAVFQQLFQKWTLPNQTSGLGKIHNVGSVAKVEQVKFDAMSLHIQPQVAAQKKMVDDGSGEVQVWRIENLELVPVDSKWLGHFYGGDCYLLLYTYLIGEKQHYLLYIWQGSQASKDEIAASAYQAVILDQKYNNEPVQIRVPMGKEPPHLMAIFKGRMVVYQGGTSRGNKVESVASTQLFQVQGNRADNTKAFEVPAQASSLNSNDVFILKTQSCCYLWCGKGCSGDEREMAKMVADIISRTDKQVVVEGQEPANFWMGLGGKAPYASSKRLQEETLAITPRLFECSNQTGCFLATEIPDFNQDDLDEDDVFLLDVWDQVFFWIGKRANEDEKKAAAVTVQEYLKTHPSGRDPETPIIVVKQGYEPPTFTGWFLAWDPFKWSNAKSYEDLKAELGNSRDWSQITDEITSLKPDAFNANTSLIVGPLPIFPLEQLVNKTVEELPEGVDPSRKEEHLSPEDFTKALGMTPTAFSALPQWKQQNLKKQKGLF; translated from the exons ATGACCACACTGAGCGCCCAAGTCAAAGGCTCCCTCAACATCACCACCCCAGGGGTGCAGATATGGAGGATCGAG GCCATGAAGATGGTGCCTGTTCCTTCCAGCACCTTCGGCAGCTTCTTCGATGGTGACTGCTACATAGTCCTGGCT ATCCACAAGACGGGCAGCAGTCTGTCCTATGACATCCACTACTGGATCGGCCTGGCCTCGTCCCAGGACGAGCAAGGGGCGGCTGCCATCTACACCACACAGATGGACGACTTCCTCAAGGGCCGGGCCGTCCAGCACCGCGAGATCCAGGGCAACGAGAGTGAGGCCTTCCGAGGCTACTTCAAGCAGGGCCTCGT GATCCAGAAGGGAGGCGTGGCTTCTGGCATGAAGCAAGTAGAGACCAACTCCTACCAGGTCCAGCGGCTGCTGCATGTCAAGGGCAAGAGGAACGTGGTGGCCGGAGAG GTGGAGGTGTCTTGGAAGAGTTTCAACCGTGGGGATGTTTTTCTCCTGGACCTGGGGAAGCTTATCATCCAGTGGAACGGGCCGGAGAGTAACTGCATGGAAAGACTCAGG GGCATGAACCTGGCCAAGGGGATCCGAGACCAGGAGCGGGGCGGGCGCAGTTACGTGGGCGTGGTGGACGGGGAGAACGAGAAGGAGACCCCGAAGCTGATGGAGATCATGAACCATGTGCTGGGCCAGCGGAGGGAGCTGAAGGCCGCGGTGCCCGACAAGGTGGTGGAGCCGGCACTCAAGGCCGCCCTCAAGTTGTACCA CGTGTCTAACTCAGAGGGAAAGCTGGTGGTTACAGAAGTTGCCACGAGGCCACTCACCCAAAACCTGCTCAGTCACGAG GACTGTTATATCCTGGACCAGGGGGGCCTGAAGATCTATGTGTGGAAGGGGAAGAACTCCAACACCCAGGAGAAGATGGGGGCCATGAATCAGGCACTG AACTTTATCAAAGCGAAGCAGTACCCCCCGAACACACAGGTGGAGGTGCAGAACGATGGGGCCGAGTCAGCTGTCTTTCAGCAGCTCTTCCAGAAGTGGACGCTACCTAATCAGACGTCAGGCCTGGGCAAAATCCACAATGTGGGCTCCGTGG ccaaaGTGGAGCAGGTGAAGTTTGATGCCATGTCCCTGCACATCCAACCTCAGGTGGCCGCCCAGAAGAAGATGGTAGACGATGGCAGTGGGGAGGTGCAG GTGTGGCGCATTGAGAACCTAGAGCTGGTGCCGGTGGATTCCAAGTGGCTGGGCCACTTCTACGGGGGTGACTGCTACCTGCTGCTCTACACCTACCTCATTGGCGAGAAGCAGCACTACCTGCTCTACATCTGGCAG GGTAGCCAGGCCAGCAAGGATGAAATAGCAGCCTCTGCCTATCAAGCCGTCATCCTGGACCAGAAGTATAACAATGAACCGGTCCAGATCCGGGTCCCGATGGGCAAGGAGCCACCACACCTCATGGCCATCTTCAAGGGACGAATGGTGGTCTACCAG GGAGGTACCTCCCGAGGCAACAAAGTGGAGTCAGTGGCCTCCACACAGCTGTTCCAGGTCCAGGGAAACAGAGCCGACAACACCAAGGCCTTTGAGGTCCCAGCCCAGGCCAGCTCCCTCAACTCCAATGACGTCTTCATCCTTAAGACCCAGTCCTGCTGCTACCTGTGGTGTGGGAAG GGCTGTAGCGGGGATGAGCGGGAGATGGCCAAGATGGTTGCTGACATCATCTCCCGGACGGACAAGCAAGTGGTGGTGGAAGGACAGGAGCCGGCCAACTTCTGGATGGGCCTGGGTGGAAAGGCGCCCTATGCCAGCAGCAAGAG ATTGCAGGAGGAAACCCTGGCCATCACCCCCCGGCTCTTTGAATGTTCCAACCAGACCGGGTGTTTCCTGGCCACAGAAATCCCTGACTTCAATCAGGATGACTTGGATGAGGATGATGTGTTCCTGCTAGATGTCTGGGACCAG GTCTTCTTCTGGATCGGGAAGCGTGCCAATGAGGACGAGAAGAAAGCCGCAGCCGTCACGGTGCAGGAATACCTCAAGACCCACCCCAGCGGCCGTGACCCCGAGACCCCCATCATTGTGGTGAAGCAGGGATACGAGCCCCCTACCTTCACAGGCTGGTTCCTGGCTTGGGATCCCTTCAAGTGGAGT AACGCCAAATCCTATGAGGACCTGAAGGCGGAGCTTGGAAACTCCAGGGACTGGAGCCAGATTACTGAT GAGATCACAAGCCTCAAACCGGATGCGTTCAATGCTAACACCAGCCTCATTGTTGGGCCTCTACCCATCTTTCCCCTGGAACAGTTGGTGAACAAGACTGTGGAGGAGCTCCCTGAGGGTGTGGACCCCAGTAGGAAGGAG gAGCACCTGTCCCCCGAGGATTTCACCAAGGCCTTGGGGATGACGCCCActgccttctctgccctccctcaatGGAAGCAACAaaacctcaagaaacaaaaaggcCTGTTTTGA